In Halostella litorea, a single window of DNA contains:
- the pyrI gene encoding aspartate carbamoyltransferase regulatory subunit codes for MSEHELRVSKIRDGTVIDHIPGGQALNVLAILAIDGSGGEEVSIGMNVPSDRLGRKDIVKVEGRELSQDEVDVLSLIAPDATINIVRDYDVVDKHRLERPEEVTGVLTCPNRNCISTDDEPIDSRFAVLPDGVRCEYCETIVRDSIPDLIDAA; via the coding sequence ATGAGCGAGCACGAACTCCGCGTCAGCAAGATCCGCGACGGCACCGTCATCGACCACATCCCCGGCGGGCAGGCGCTGAACGTCCTCGCCATCCTCGCCATCGACGGCAGCGGCGGCGAGGAGGTCAGCATCGGCATGAACGTCCCCAGCGACCGCCTCGGCCGCAAGGACATCGTGAAGGTCGAGGGCCGCGAACTGAGCCAGGACGAGGTAGATGTCCTCTCGCTCATCGCGCCCGACGCGACGATCAACATCGTCCGCGACTACGACGTCGTCGACAAGCACCGCCTCGAACGCCCCGAGGAGGTCACCGGCGTCCTGACGTGTCCGAACCGCAACTGCATCAGCACGGACGACGAGCCGATCGACTCCCGGTTCGCCGTCCTCCCCGACGGCGTTCGGTGCGAGTACTGCGAGACGATCGTCCGGGATAGCATCCCGGACCTCATCGACGCGGCGTAG
- the pyrB gene encoding aspartate carbamoyltransferase has translation MRHDHLVTAKQLTRADVETVLDRAAEIDADPGAFRDRHAGALLGLLFFEPSTRTKMSFEAAIKRLGGDVVDMGSVESSSVKKGESLADTVRVIEGYADALVLRHPRQGAAKMTGEYVDVPLLNAGDGAGHHPTQTLLDLYTIRENAGLDDLTIGIMGDLKYGRTVHSLAHALTNFDAHQHFISPESLQLPRSVRYDLHEAGATVREHTDLEAVLPDLDVLYVTRIQRERFPDENEYHAIAGEYQVDADTLAAARDDLTVMHPLPRVDEIAADVDDTDHATYFEQAHNGVPVRMALLDLLLGDSE, from the coding sequence ATGCGGCACGACCATCTCGTCACGGCGAAGCAGTTAACGCGGGCCGACGTCGAGACCGTCCTCGACCGGGCGGCGGAGATCGACGCCGACCCTGGGGCGTTTCGGGACCGACACGCCGGGGCACTGCTGGGCCTCCTCTTTTTCGAGCCGAGCACCCGGACGAAGATGAGCTTCGAGGCGGCGATAAAGCGCCTCGGCGGCGACGTCGTCGACATGGGGTCGGTCGAGTCGTCCAGCGTCAAGAAGGGCGAGAGCCTCGCCGACACCGTGCGGGTCATCGAGGGGTACGCCGACGCCCTCGTGCTCCGCCACCCGCGCCAGGGCGCGGCGAAGATGACCGGCGAGTACGTCGACGTGCCCCTGCTGAACGCGGGCGACGGCGCGGGCCACCACCCGACCCAGACCCTGCTCGACCTGTACACGATCCGCGAGAACGCCGGGCTCGACGACCTCACCATCGGCATCATGGGCGACCTGAAGTACGGCCGGACGGTCCACTCGCTTGCCCACGCGCTGACGAACTTCGACGCCCACCAACATTTCATCAGCCCGGAGAGCCTCCAGCTCCCCCGGAGCGTCCGGTACGACCTCCACGAGGCCGGTGCGACCGTCCGGGAGCACACCGACCTGGAGGCGGTCCTGCCGGACCTCGACGTGCTGTACGTCACCCGGATCCAGCGCGAGCGGTTCCCCGACGAGAACGAGTATCACGCCATCGCCGGCGAGTACCAGGTCGACGCCGACACGCTCGCGGCCGCCAGGGACGACCTCACCGTGATGCACCCGCTCCCGCGTGTCGACGAGATCGCCGCCGACGTCGACGACACCGACCACGCGACGTACTTCGAGCAGGCCCACAACGGCGTGCCGGTCCGCATGGCCCTGCTCGACCTCCTCCTGGGTGATTCCGAATGA
- a CDS encoding FKBP-type peptidyl-prolyl cis-trans isomerase produces the protein MSEEPEADTADEADATEGEEDVEQEEGLQQGDFVRLDYTARTADGGQLVDTTDPEVAEEEGVDDQQTTFEPRVVVLGEGHIFEDVEEDIYGEDVGASGSVTVPAEDAFGEHDEEEVRTVSADKIPEDDRYPGAHVDVDGQHGHVETIIGGRARVDFNHPLAGEDVEYEYEVLEEVEDRVEKAQGLIGMYVDADLEMWIETDEVEEEVEVESDEDAEPEFETETVEKETLYIESTPQLAMNQQWMMSKQQVAQDVVDRLDIDRIIVQETLGEGPGMMGGMPGMMGGGMGGGDIEDALEDADVDADEIVEELEDVEE, from the coding sequence ATGAGCGAGGAACCAGAGGCCGACACGGCCGATGAAGCGGACGCCACCGAGGGCGAGGAAGACGTCGAGCAGGAGGAAGGACTCCAGCAGGGTGACTTCGTCCGCCTCGACTACACCGCACGCACCGCCGACGGCGGCCAGCTCGTCGACACGACCGACCCCGAGGTCGCCGAGGAGGAGGGCGTCGACGACCAGCAGACCACGTTCGAGCCCCGCGTCGTCGTGCTCGGCGAGGGTCACATCTTCGAGGACGTCGAGGAGGACATCTACGGCGAGGACGTCGGCGCGTCCGGCTCCGTGACCGTCCCCGCCGAGGACGCGTTCGGCGAGCACGACGAGGAGGAGGTCCGCACCGTCAGCGCCGACAAGATCCCCGAGGACGACCGCTACCCCGGCGCGCACGTCGACGTCGACGGCCAGCACGGCCACGTCGAGACGATCATCGGCGGCCGCGCCCGCGTCGACTTCAACCACCCGCTCGCCGGCGAGGACGTCGAGTACGAGTACGAGGTGCTCGAGGAGGTCGAGGACCGCGTCGAGAAGGCCCAGGGCCTGATCGGCATGTACGTCGACGCCGACCTCGAGATGTGGATCGAGACCGACGAGGTCGAGGAGGAGGTCGAGGTCGAATCCGACGAGGACGCCGAACCCGAGTTCGAGACCGAGACCGTCGAGAAGGAGACGCTGTACATCGAGTCCACGCCCCAGCTGGCGATGAACCAGCAGTGGATGATGTCGAAACAGCAGGTCGCACAGGACGTCGTCGACCGGCTCGACATCGACCGCATCATCGTGCAGGAGACCCTCGGCGAGGGCCCCGGCATGATGGGCGGGATGCCCGGCATGATGGGCGGCGGCATGGGCGGCGGCGACATCGAGGACGCGCTCGAGGACGCCGACGTCGACGCCGACGAGATCGTCGAGGAGCTCGAGGACGTCGAGGAGTAA
- a CDS encoding RAD55 family ATPase, producing MGSRLKTGIDVLDRKLNGGVPEGNIVALTASPASQSELLLYELTAARGTLYLTTHRSDQAVKDAIDATNTSTGNPTVRDVGGSEPLDEANRLIRALPEGANLIIDPVDPLERRDRPRFRTFLNELQTQMVNTGSIAILHCLDGHDVPRNRDATEHMADVVFDLDTRVEGTDMVNRLAVPKFRGGQALGETIKLELTEEVAIDTSRDIA from the coding sequence ATGGGGAGCCGGTTGAAGACGGGCATCGACGTCCTCGACAGGAAGCTAAACGGTGGGGTTCCCGAGGGCAACATCGTCGCGCTCACCGCGTCGCCGGCGAGTCAGTCGGAACTGTTGCTGTACGAACTGACCGCCGCGCGGGGGACGCTGTACCTCACCACCCACCGGTCCGACCAGGCGGTCAAGGACGCCATCGACGCGACGAACACGTCGACCGGCAACCCGACCGTCCGCGACGTCGGGGGGAGCGAGCCCCTCGACGAGGCCAACCGCCTCATCCGCGCGCTCCCCGAGGGCGCGAACCTGATCATCGACCCGGTCGACCCGCTCGAACGGCGCGACCGGCCCCGGTTCCGGACGTTTCTCAACGAACTCCAGACACAGATGGTCAACACCGGCTCCATCGCCATCCTTCACTGCCTCGACGGGCACGACGTGCCCCGAAACCGCGACGCGACCGAGCACATGGCCGACGTGGTGTTCGACCTCGACACGCGCGTCGAGGGCACCGACATGGTGAACCGCCTCGCCGTCCCCAAGTTCCGGGGCGGCCAGGCGCTGGGCGAGACGATCAAGCTTGAACTCACCGAGGAAGTGGCGATAGACACCAGCCGCGACATCGCGTAG
- a CDS encoding MinD/ParA family ATP-binding protein — MIAIAGGKGGCGKTTTALGLARALADAGRRVLAVDADRDMPNLHALAGVPAEPTLADAVEGPDATAAAHPDPTTGGVRIFPASPGADLDLPAALSELRGADRHVLLDCPAGAGPDAAAPLRAADATLLVSLPTPESLRDAAKTAAMARELDAPPAGAVVVRTDDVPDGVGGLLGVDRPVAVPDGGEAPLRSRATVAAFRRAVRVVDLDG; from the coding sequence GTGATCGCTATCGCCGGCGGGAAGGGCGGCTGTGGGAAGACGACGACCGCGCTCGGCCTCGCCAGGGCGCTCGCCGACGCCGGGCGGCGCGTCCTCGCGGTCGACGCGGACCGGGACATGCCGAACCTGCACGCGCTCGCCGGGGTCCCGGCGGAGCCGACGCTCGCGGACGCGGTCGAGGGGCCGGACGCCACCGCCGCCGCTCACCCGGACCCGACGACGGGGGGCGTCCGGATCTTTCCGGCGTCGCCCGGAGCCGACCTCGATCTCCCGGCCGCACTCTCCGAGTTGCGGGGAGCGGACCGTCACGTGTTGCTCGACTGTCCGGCGGGCGCGGGACCGGACGCCGCCGCGCCGCTCCGGGCGGCCGACGCGACGCTGCTCGTCTCGCTGCCCACGCCGGAGAGCCTGCGCGACGCCGCCAAGACCGCGGCGATGGCGCGCGAACTCGACGCGCCGCCGGCCGGCGCGGTCGTGGTCCGGACGGACGACGTGCCCGACGGCGTCGGAGGGCTGCTCGGCGTCGACCGACCCGTCGCGGTCCCGGACGGCGGCGAGGCACCGCTCCGGTCACGGGCGACGGTCGCCGCGTTCCGCCGGGCGGTTCGGGTCGTCGACCTCGACGGATGA